The stretch of DNA GATGAAAAAGAAATCCGTGCAATCGCAAACAGGTTAAAGCGTGCTCAGGGACAACTTGCCTCAGTTATTGCATCAGTCGAATCGGGTGGTGACTGTCGCGCGGTTGTTACCCAGCTTTCGGCTGTTTCCGGAGCTATAGACAAAGCGGGCTTCGCCATCATCGCCAAGGCGATGCAGGACTGCATC from Aurantimicrobium sp. MWH-Uga1 encodes:
- a CDS encoding metal-sensitive transcriptional regulator; amino-acid sequence: MTNSDEKEIRAIANRLKRAQGQLASVIASVESGGDCRAVVTQLSAVSGAIDKAGFAIIAKAMQDCITNSDKLEKDAPTVAELEKLFLSLS